A DNA window from uncultured Methanoregula sp. contains the following coding sequences:
- a CDS encoding tryptophan--tRNA ligase, with translation MPDPQINPWSSTPSLDIEKTFAEFGIDKIAPAIQELPEVPYFMRRGIVVGHRDYNHIAHAIKTKSPFHILTGFMPSGHPHLGHLMVMKEVVWHVQQGGNGYITIADREAHAVRGLSWEKCNEYGKEYLACLYALGFEGETYFQSRNNRLKDLAFEAATKVNFSELSAIYGFSPETDLAHADSVITQVADILYPQVDREPAPTLVPVGVDQDPHIRLTRGIAHKMRMFTVEERDGYISVRSKNAPEAALEAVKKAFPHAKKYEGHVDIKGAQCADVKGKVREIERANGGFAFYTPSSTYHIFMPGLTGGKMSSSVPESFISFHEPEATVRKKVMSGITGGRMTLEEQKRLGGEPDKCSLFLLNLFHMVTDDLELGEIRRKCTSGEITCGQCKKETAERVVAFLKDFREKMDAAADKIRV, from the coding sequence ATGCCAGACCCGCAGATCAACCCCTGGTCAAGCACTCCGTCCCTTGATATCGAGAAGACGTTTGCCGAATTTGGTATCGACAAAATAGCCCCCGCGATACAAGAACTCCCCGAGGTCCCGTATTTCATGCGCCGGGGTATCGTTGTCGGTCACCGCGATTACAATCACATAGCCCATGCGATCAAAACAAAAAGCCCGTTCCACATACTGACCGGGTTCATGCCCAGCGGCCACCCCCACCTCGGCCACCTTATGGTAATGAAGGAGGTTGTCTGGCACGTGCAGCAGGGTGGCAACGGGTACATCACGATCGCCGACCGGGAAGCCCATGCGGTCCGGGGCCTCTCGTGGGAGAAGTGCAACGAGTACGGGAAAGAGTACCTTGCCTGCCTGTATGCCCTCGGGTTTGAGGGCGAGACCTATTTCCAGAGCCGGAACAACCGGCTCAAGGATCTGGCATTCGAAGCTGCAACCAAGGTCAACTTCTCGGAACTTTCGGCAATCTACGGTTTTTCTCCGGAGACTGATCTCGCCCATGCTGACAGCGTCATCACCCAGGTTGCTGATATCCTTTATCCCCAGGTTGACCGCGAGCCCGCACCGACCCTGGTCCCGGTTGGCGTTGATCAGGACCCGCATATCCGCCTGACCCGGGGCATTGCCCACAAGATGCGGATGTTCACCGTCGAGGAACGGGACGGGTACATCAGTGTCCGGTCCAAGAATGCTCCCGAGGCAGCGCTCGAAGCGGTCAAGAAAGCATTCCCGCATGCGAAGAAGTACGAGGGGCACGTTGATATCAAGGGGGCGCAGTGCGCAGATGTGAAAGGAAAAGTCCGCGAGATCGAGCGGGCAAACGGCGGGTTTGCCTTCTACACCCCTTCGTCCACGTATCATATCTTCATGCCGGGTCTCACCGGCGGGAAGATGTCCTCAAGCGTGCCGGAGAGTTTCATCTCCTTCCATGAGCCCGAGGCAACCGTCCGAAAGAAAGTGATGAGTGGGATCACCGGCGGGAGAATGACCCTTGAAGAGCAGAAGCGCCTAGGCGGCGAGCCGGACAAGTGCTCGCTCTTCCTCCTCAATCTCTTCCACATGGTTACCGATGATCTTGAGCTTGGAGAGATCCGGCGCAAATGTACCTCGGGCGAGATAACTTGTGGCCAGTGCAAGAAAGAGACAGCCGAGCGGGTGGTGGCGTTCTTGAAAGACTTCCGGGAGAAGATGGACGCGGCAGCAGACAAAATCAGGGTGTGA
- a CDS encoding DUF1257 domain-containing protein, translated as MSHYSRVRTTFHNREALIACLTELGYRVDTDTVIKGHHGEHPVEIAATRKNGYGIGFVKGDNSSYDMVADWWGVAGTDEQKILQELSRQSESIQREYARRMVLEQTAREGYELVSETSGEDGSVRIIVRRWE; from the coding sequence ATGTCGCACTACAGCCGGGTCAGGACCACATTCCACAACCGCGAGGCGCTCATTGCCTGCCTGACAGAACTCGGTTACCGGGTGGATACCGATACCGTGATCAAAGGGCACCATGGCGAACATCCCGTTGAGATCGCTGCAACCAGGAAGAACGGGTACGGGATCGGATTTGTCAAAGGCGATAATTCATCCTACGACATGGTAGCTGACTGGTGGGGTGTTGCCGGAACCGACGAGCAGAAGATCTTACAGGAACTCTCGCGGCAGTCGGAGTCCATCCAGAGAGAGTACGCCCGCAGAATGGTGCTCGAACAGACCGCACGCGAGGGATACGAACTGGTGTCGGAAACGAGTGGAGAGGACGGCAGTGTCCGGATTATTGTACGGAGGTGGGAATGA
- a CDS encoding phenylalanine--tRNA ligase subunit alpha → MAELTQNEKRLLAMLENAKKADAPHLAGLMGATPEAVVQWAHLLEDKGLATVERIVVKEFVFTDEGNVYAKNGLPETQLLRFIQPGTTLADLQKHEAFKIGFGQLRKKGLVTIEGTAVTKTPGASMAEYENIFLTISKKGLLVKPSLPIDKESESTLIEDIIFGSPVTKDIIKDLNKRGILQECETVRYSLAITPEGLATAKKGLDLRSETGTLSRDQIISGEWKNLNLRKYDVSKLPKKAYPGKIHPYQRIIAEMREILLEMGFEELYGGIVQQSFWNFDALFQPQDHPAREMQDTFYLKETLPLPKGYEKVKAMHISGGETSSTGWGGIWREEKAEQCVLRTHTTSVSIQHLAQNLKPPVKAFCVGRVYRRETIDTTHLAEFEQLEGIVMDENVTFGNLLGILREFYNRMGFESVRFKPSFYPYTEPSLDAEVYVEGIGWIEMGGAGVFREEVTAPLGVTYPVLAWGLGVSRIAMLRLGLKDLRLLHKSDVAFLRETPSLRPTKGGL, encoded by the coding sequence ATGGCAGAACTGACGCAGAACGAGAAGCGGTTGCTTGCAATGCTTGAGAACGCGAAGAAGGCGGATGCCCCGCACCTCGCCGGCCTGATGGGAGCAACCCCCGAGGCTGTCGTGCAGTGGGCCCACCTTCTGGAGGACAAGGGCCTTGCTACGGTAGAGCGGATCGTGGTAAAGGAATTTGTGTTCACGGACGAGGGGAACGTTTATGCAAAGAACGGCCTTCCCGAGACCCAGCTCCTCCGTTTCATCCAGCCCGGCACCACGCTTGCCGATCTCCAGAAGCACGAGGCATTCAAAATCGGCTTTGGCCAGCTCCGTAAGAAGGGGCTTGTTACGATAGAGGGGACCGCTGTTACAAAAACACCGGGTGCATCGATGGCCGAGTATGAAAATATTTTCCTTACAATTTCCAAAAAGGGACTTCTTGTTAAGCCCTCACTTCCAATTGATAAAGAGTCTGAGAGTACGCTAATTGAAGACATCATATTTGGCAGTCCGGTAACAAAAGATATCATAAAAGACCTCAACAAACGCGGGATCCTGCAGGAGTGCGAGACCGTCCGGTACTCCCTTGCCATTACTCCTGAGGGTCTCGCGACTGCCAAAAAGGGACTCGATCTCCGATCAGAGACGGGCACCCTTTCCCGCGATCAGATCATATCAGGCGAATGGAAGAATCTCAACCTCCGCAAATACGATGTGAGCAAACTCCCAAAGAAGGCATACCCGGGCAAGATTCACCCGTACCAGCGGATCATTGCCGAGATGCGGGAGATCCTCCTCGAGATGGGCTTCGAGGAACTCTACGGAGGTATCGTCCAGCAGTCCTTCTGGAATTTCGATGCCCTCTTCCAGCCGCAGGACCACCCGGCCCGGGAGATGCAGGATACCTTTTACCTCAAAGAGACCCTCCCGCTCCCGAAAGGGTACGAGAAAGTCAAAGCCATGCACATCTCCGGCGGGGAGACCTCATCAACCGGCTGGGGGGGCATATGGCGGGAGGAGAAGGCTGAACAGTGCGTGCTCCGCACCCACACAACAAGCGTCTCCATCCAGCACCTTGCGCAGAACTTAAAGCCGCCGGTCAAGGCCTTCTGCGTTGGCCGTGTCTACCGGCGCGAGACGATCGACACCACGCACCTTGCCGAGTTCGAGCAGCTCGAAGGGATCGTGATGGACGAGAATGTAACATTCGGGAATCTCCTTGGGATCCTCAGGGAGTTCTACAACCGGATGGGTTTTGAGAGCGTCCGGTTCAAGCCCTCGTTCTACCCCTACACCGAGCCGAGCCTGGATGCTGAAGTGTATGTCGAAGGTATCGGCTGGATAGAGATGGGCGGAGCCGGCGTCTTCCGCGAGGAAGTCACTGCACCGCTCGGGGTAACATACCCTGTCCTTGCCTGGGGTCTCGGCGTGAGTCGGATCGCGATGCTCCGGCTCGGCCTCAAGGATCTCCGCCTCCTGCACAAGAGCGATGTGGCGTTCCTGCGTGAGACCCCGTCCCTGCGACCCACGAAAGGAGGGCTCTGA
- a CDS encoding WD40 repeat domain-containing protein — MPSRYAVPLIGQWLYRARVAKIAQGVKTGEVAAVRALVRILTSDTDPVACSTAETGLRSLSGPEQVGTVCRETLLHTTPALTALVRDCGYLPSDSADRALYCFCTATPDDSRGSDFEWPMDLLSRGYHRADSIVRARARDAARTNNACAILIEALRYHGLSGPGEWTYDEWAIVIAGLSEKKEWPELWILVTAAPLPLAVSVIAAIRNAGWTPPGDDRMIWEEIIATLPDRWTYPVPVGGDLPVMEPPPAQVSRIAFSPDGSLLATIGCNGQIQIRRTETGGLTAEIAASPGPKAPLLISRDNRYLATSGNGGTLRCHNLQEQTFTWVQEIGEEITALSQFPDKGFIFAADNRGILNILGPEDGRIIRTHRLHPNPVTCIAISRDGTTAACGHADGTVSLVGTRETGVRILPPATADPVRSVTFSPDGNQCIVLFDRALPVLWNVETGSRARTFSGHTGQVVCSTVSPTGGWFALGGNDHTLRCWNWREEQPAVTLPLYSRGITCCIATPDGAHLIAGFSDGSVRIFRMPGLTLVREYKGHGRAIAACAVSPDSRLYATAGWDGTTKLWRFPNGEIVRTQNTHAGGVAVLAGPGGDSHIAAVTLEGIARIHNGKDGGLVRTIDLYTPSVRAAAMSPDGMYLASAGSDGSLRIWDVRNGNLVSTGKKLATSHRCCTFLTGGYLVFCGGWDGKCRIFSVPDSRLLQTFSGHTSVVTCCAASRDGSLIATGSNDTTVRLWHPEGVAARAVIKGSRTEVGAVAISPDGLLLAAGGADKVIRLYQLPGGEPAGELPGIPGKTTTLSFDESGTLLAAGYDSGTLVWYAVPARELIRTTSAHAGMVTGSVMFPGRDLLVTGGADGTCRFHSLPVAGSLQAATPADLPGILAEARAATGTPGEIQWQFLYRLLAARFQSEIEISPSPGIIGSYDIQIAG, encoded by the coding sequence GTGCCGTCCCGTTATGCAGTCCCCCTTATAGGCCAGTGGCTGTACCGTGCCAGGGTAGCGAAGATCGCGCAGGGAGTAAAAACCGGAGAGGTTGCAGCAGTCAGGGCACTGGTCCGGATCCTGACATCTGATACCGACCCGGTTGCCTGCAGTACTGCCGAGACCGGGCTCCGCTCTCTTTCCGGGCCGGAACAGGTGGGTACCGTCTGCCGGGAAACACTCCTGCACACCACTCCTGCTCTCACAGCCCTTGTCCGTGACTGCGGGTACCTCCCGTCTGATTCGGCCGACCGGGCGCTCTATTGTTTTTGCACGGCAACTCCGGACGATAGCCGAGGGTCTGATTTCGAGTGGCCGATGGATCTCCTTTCCCGGGGATACCACAGGGCTGACTCCATAGTTCGAGCCCGGGCACGCGATGCCGCCCGCACAAACAATGCCTGCGCCATCCTCATTGAGGCACTCCGGTATCACGGTCTGTCAGGACCGGGGGAATGGACATACGATGAATGGGCAATCGTGATCGCCGGCCTATCCGAAAAAAAAGAATGGCCGGAACTCTGGATACTGGTCACCGCTGCCCCACTCCCGCTTGCCGTGAGTGTCATTGCTGCAATCAGGAACGCGGGATGGACCCCTCCAGGTGATGACCGGATGATCTGGGAGGAGATCATAGCAACCCTTCCCGACCGCTGGACCTATCCTGTCCCGGTGGGAGGAGATCTGCCCGTTATGGAACCGCCGCCTGCGCAGGTCTCCCGGATCGCGTTTTCCCCGGACGGATCGCTCCTCGCAACCATTGGTTGCAACGGGCAGATCCAGATCCGGCGAACGGAAACCGGCGGACTCACCGCAGAGATCGCAGCCAGCCCCGGGCCGAAAGCGCCTCTTCTCATATCGCGGGACAACCGCTACCTCGCCACCAGCGGCAACGGGGGTACCCTCCGCTGCCACAACCTGCAGGAGCAGACTTTCACCTGGGTGCAGGAGATCGGAGAGGAGATAACCGCTCTCTCACAGTTCCCGGACAAGGGGTTCATTTTTGCAGCTGACAATCGGGGGATCCTTAACATCCTTGGTCCTGAGGATGGGAGGATCATCCGTACCCACCGGCTTCACCCGAACCCGGTCACCTGCATTGCAATATCTCGTGACGGGACGACGGCCGCCTGCGGTCATGCCGACGGGACGGTCTCGCTTGTCGGCACCAGGGAGACAGGTGTCCGTATACTGCCCCCGGCAACAGCGGATCCAGTCCGGTCCGTAACTTTCAGCCCCGACGGGAACCAATGCATTGTCCTCTTCGACCGGGCCCTTCCGGTACTCTGGAATGTTGAGACCGGAAGCCGGGCCAGGACATTTAGCGGCCATACAGGCCAGGTAGTATGCAGCACGGTCTCCCCAACGGGGGGATGGTTTGCACTCGGCGGCAATGACCACACCCTCCGGTGCTGGAACTGGCGGGAGGAGCAGCCCGCCGTCACTCTCCCACTCTACAGCAGGGGTATAACATGCTGCATTGCAACACCGGACGGCGCACACCTGATCGCGGGATTCAGTGACGGGTCAGTCCGCATCTTCCGGATGCCCGGCCTCACGCTGGTGCGGGAATACAAAGGGCACGGGAGAGCGATTGCTGCCTGCGCCGTTTCACCGGACAGCAGATTGTATGCAACCGCTGGATGGGACGGAACCACAAAACTCTGGCGATTCCCGAACGGTGAGATCGTTCGTACCCAAAATACTCACGCCGGGGGAGTCGCTGTACTTGCCGGGCCGGGCGGGGATTCCCACATCGCTGCAGTAACACTGGAGGGCATTGCCCGGATCCATAACGGGAAAGACGGCGGGCTTGTCAGGACAATCGATCTCTATACACCGTCGGTCAGGGCAGCTGCCATGAGCCCCGACGGGATGTACCTGGCCTCGGCCGGATCTGATGGAAGCCTGAGGATCTGGGATGTCCGGAACGGGAACCTTGTATCAACCGGCAAAAAGCTTGCCACATCCCACCGGTGTTGCACATTTCTTACCGGCGGTTACCTTGTTTTCTGTGGGGGCTGGGACGGGAAGTGCCGGATCTTCAGTGTCCCGGATAGCCGGCTCCTGCAAACGTTCAGCGGACACACAAGCGTTGTTACCTGTTGTGCCGCAAGCAGGGACGGATCACTCATCGCCACCGGCAGCAACGATACCACGGTGAGGCTCTGGCACCCGGAAGGGGTAGCTGCGCGAGCAGTAATCAAGGGTTCCCGCACGGAAGTCGGGGCGGTTGCCATCTCACCCGACGGCCTGCTCCTTGCCGCAGGAGGGGCCGACAAGGTTATCCGGCTGTACCAACTTCCTGGCGGGGAACCGGCCGGTGAACTTCCAGGCATTCCGGGGAAGACAACCACACTTTCTTTCGATGAGAGCGGGACCCTCCTTGCAGCGGGATACGATTCGGGCACCCTTGTATGGTACGCTGTCCCGGCCCGGGAGCTCATCCGCACAACGTCAGCCCATGCCGGGATGGTGACCGGCAGTGTCATGTTTCCGGGAAGGGATCTGCTCGTCACCGGCGGGGCGGATGGGACCTGCCGGTTCCACTCGCTCCCGGTTGCCGGTTCCCTGCAGGCCGCTACACCGGCAGATCTGCCGGGCATCCTTGCCGAAGCCAGGGCTGCCACGGGAACACCGGGAGAGATCCAGTGGCAGTTCCTGTACCGCCTCCTGGCCGCACGGTTCCAGAGCGAGATCGAGATCTCCCCTTCACCCGGGATCATCGGGTCTTATGATATCCAGATCGCGGGGTGA
- the endA gene encoding tRNA-intron lyase, translating into MKATFDGTTIRIGKDGKSLYEQSGYGRPEADGLRLSPQEALYLLHRQKIDVSGHSFDSLFAEFSGQQNFMRSFLVYRDLRERGYVVQTGPHDFRVFRRGERPGKGESVYLVRVLSERDPVRFEKLIEEVMASRNMRKQYVLAVVDDEEELTYYEIKLQKLADAESPLTFPGQHDAMLIGKSALVRIPPGSDLELAGYGKRLDPERLILGPVELLSLMEKGMIRLMRGQETISTADFLTLASETDSELTGKIAVYNELRLHHFTPRTGYKFGHHFRVYCGKNVHSDLLVHAVEKESVLPMSVISRSVRMAHSVKKKMFFGAVHSSGIQFVEFARIKL; encoded by the coding sequence GTGAAGGCAACATTCGACGGGACCACGATCCGCATAGGTAAAGACGGTAAGTCTCTCTACGAGCAGAGCGGGTACGGCCGGCCTGAAGCCGACGGGCTCCGGCTCTCCCCCCAGGAGGCGCTTTACCTCCTCCACCGGCAGAAGATCGATGTCTCGGGCCACTCGTTCGATTCTCTTTTTGCAGAATTCTCCGGCCAGCAAAATTTCATGCGAAGCTTCCTTGTGTATCGGGATCTCCGCGAGCGCGGGTACGTTGTCCAGACCGGGCCGCATGACTTCCGGGTCTTCAGACGCGGCGAACGGCCGGGCAAGGGTGAGTCCGTGTACCTGGTCCGCGTCCTTTCCGAGCGGGATCCGGTCCGGTTCGAAAAACTGATTGAGGAAGTGATGGCCTCGCGCAATATGCGCAAACAGTATGTCCTTGCCGTAGTGGATGACGAGGAAGAGCTCACCTATTACGAGATCAAGCTCCAGAAACTTGCCGATGCCGAATCACCGCTCACCTTCCCGGGTCAGCATGATGCCATGCTGATTGGGAAATCCGCACTCGTGAGAATCCCGCCCGGTTCCGATCTCGAACTGGCCGGGTACGGCAAAAGGCTCGATCCCGAGCGCCTCATCCTCGGCCCTGTGGAACTTCTTTCCCTCATGGAGAAAGGAATGATCCGACTCATGCGGGGACAAGAGACGATCAGCACCGCGGATTTCCTTACCCTGGCAAGCGAGACCGACAGCGAACTAACCGGAAAGATTGCCGTCTACAATGAGCTCCGGCTGCATCATTTCACTCCCCGGACCGGCTACAAGTTCGGCCACCACTTCCGGGTCTACTGCGGGAAGAATGTCCACTCAGACCTGCTCGTTCATGCTGTCGAGAAGGAGTCCGTTCTCCCGATGAGCGTCATCTCCCGCTCCGTGCGGATGGCGCACAGCGTCAAAAAGAAGATGTTCTTTGGCGCCGTACATTCTTCCGGAATCCAGTTCGTCGAATTTGCACGGATAAAACTGTGA
- a CDS encoding 4Fe-4S single cluster domain-containing protein produces the protein MVHEYNDPGCRLRSVLHLGSFLPRSEANGPGVRSVVWVQGCPHRCEGCFNPEFQHFSPARQISTSHLARTIISQAGIDGVTFSGGEPFAQAPALAELGARVQDSGMTVVTYSGYPYEELAAGTDAGWQELLAVTDLLIAGPYISTFRCTGSLKGSANQQIVPLSGRIALPENAAEEKTPAGMAEFTISADGTITATGFPNPELLQQLQARCRGI, from the coding sequence ATGGTGCACGAATACAACGACCCCGGATGCCGACTCAGGAGCGTGCTTCACCTCGGGAGTTTTCTCCCGCGATCCGAAGCAAACGGTCCCGGCGTCCGGTCCGTTGTATGGGTGCAGGGATGTCCCCACCGGTGCGAAGGGTGTTTCAATCCTGAGTTCCAGCACTTTTCTCCTGCCCGTCAGATCAGTACCAGTCATCTTGCACGTACCATCATCAGCCAGGCCGGGATCGACGGGGTCACATTTTCAGGAGGCGAACCGTTTGCCCAGGCACCTGCACTCGCTGAGCTGGGAGCCCGGGTTCAGGACTCAGGCATGACCGTTGTCACGTATTCCGGGTACCCGTACGAGGAGCTTGCAGCCGGCACCGATGCCGGGTGGCAGGAGCTGCTCGCGGTCACGGATCTCCTCATTGCCGGCCCGTACATTTCCACGTTCCGGTGCACCGGTTCCCTGAAAGGATCCGCAAACCAGCAGATCGTCCCGCTCAGTGGAAGGATTGCACTCCCGGAGAACGCCGCAGAGGAAAAAACCCCTGCCGGGATGGCCGAGTTTACGATCTCTGCTGATGGCACCATCACAGCAACCGGGTTTCCCAACCCGGAACTCCTGCAGCAGCTGCAGGCCAGGTGCAGGGGGATTTGA
- a CDS encoding AAA family ATPase: MMQYAEPDFARRLNVSLRARVTLIVVMTPEEERVVSRIREVCESWDPPRQCITWDSVDGFQVVTGNKNFHTPSRDPLLALDEIQKADENAVIVLKDFHEYWNNPQVKRKLRSFSQKSRYNRRSIVIVTPSRKIPEEIKDEAVLVHFPPPAPAELSADLDLLLETSGITSSLSKAGREKIIQAALGMTLNQARRSFSKVIVTRGTIGDEDIDTIIADKKEILSQSDALEFYSLTETPENVGGLSALKDWLRLRERAFTSVARDYGLPAPKGIALIGIPGTGKSLTAKMIADLWHLPLLRLDVGALFGSLVGESEERTRRALALAETIAPCILWVDEIEKAFAFGSGDAGTSQRVFAHLLTWMQDKTSPCFVVATANNIAALPPELLRKGRFDEIFFLDLPSTDERREIFAVHLKKRKCIPADFDLDLLARESDGYVGAEIEQTIIDAMYQAFSEDMRRLNTTDIITCMKRQVPLSVSQRETVAALRAYLAEGRAVSASKAIHRSAPGSQGSIALETFDIPVT; this comes from the coding sequence ATGATGCAGTACGCAGAACCGGACTTTGCCCGCCGGCTCAATGTCTCACTCAGAGCCCGGGTCACCTTAATCGTAGTCATGACGCCCGAAGAGGAGCGCGTAGTCTCCCGCATCCGGGAGGTCTGCGAAAGCTGGGATCCCCCCCGGCAGTGCATCACCTGGGACAGCGTGGACGGGTTTCAGGTCGTCACCGGTAACAAAAATTTCCACACCCCTTCCCGCGACCCGCTTCTGGCCCTCGACGAGATCCAGAAAGCGGACGAGAACGCAGTTATCGTTCTCAAGGATTTCCACGAGTACTGGAACAACCCGCAGGTGAAGCGCAAGCTCCGTTCGTTCTCCCAGAAATCCAGGTACAACCGCCGCTCCATCGTGATCGTCACACCGTCCCGGAAAATCCCCGAAGAGATAAAGGACGAGGCGGTCCTGGTCCATTTCCCGCCACCGGCCCCTGCCGAACTCTCGGCCGACCTCGACCTGCTTCTCGAAACGAGCGGGATCACCAGTTCACTCTCGAAAGCCGGCCGGGAGAAGATCATCCAGGCTGCGCTCGGGATGACGCTCAACCAGGCCCGGCGCTCGTTCTCGAAAGTGATTGTAACCCGGGGTACTATCGGCGACGAGGATATCGACACCATCATCGCTGACAAAAAGGAGATCCTGAGCCAGTCGGATGCCCTTGAATTCTACAGCCTGACCGAGACGCCCGAGAACGTGGGCGGCCTATCGGCACTCAAGGACTGGCTCCGGCTCCGCGAACGGGCTTTTACCAGTGTTGCGAGGGATTACGGGCTTCCGGCCCCGAAGGGTATAGCTCTCATCGGCATCCCGGGGACCGGTAAGAGCCTGACTGCGAAGATGATAGCCGATCTCTGGCACCTCCCGCTCCTCCGGCTCGACGTGGGAGCACTCTTCGGGAGCCTGGTCGGGGAGTCCGAGGAGCGGACCCGGCGGGCGCTTGCCCTTGCCGAGACAATTGCACCCTGCATTCTCTGGGTGGACGAGATCGAGAAAGCGTTTGCGTTTGGGAGCGGGGACGCGGGAACAAGCCAGCGGGTCTTTGCCCATCTCCTGACCTGGATGCAGGACAAGACCTCGCCCTGCTTTGTGGTGGCAACGGCCAACAACATCGCAGCCCTTCCCCCGGAACTCCTGCGCAAAGGGCGCTTTGACGAGATCTTCTTTCTCGACCTCCCGAGCACGGATGAGCGGCGCGAGATCTTTGCGGTTCACTTAAAGAAACGCAAGTGTATCCCCGCCGATTTCGATCTCGACCTGCTTGCCCGGGAGAGCGACGGGTATGTTGGTGCCGAGATCGAGCAGACGATCATTGATGCCATGTACCAGGCTTTTTCCGAGGATATGCGCCGGCTGAACACGACCGACATCATCACCTGCATGAAACGGCAGGTGCCACTCTCGGTCTCCCAGCGCGAGACGGTTGCCGCACTGCGGGCATACCTGGCGGAAGGCCGGGCCGTCTCGGCTTCGAAAGCGATTCATCGCAGTGCACCGGGATCTCAGGGTTCCATTGCGCTCGAGACATTCGACATCCCGGTAACGTGA